From one Methylomonas paludis genomic stretch:
- the bioF gene encoding 8-amino-7-oxononanoate synthase: MAKDFYDFSAELAALKQQHLYRQRQIVTGPQDVVLNSCVGPVINFCSNDYLGLANHPGVAAAFKAGVDRYGVGSGAAHLICGHTQAHHALEAELAAFTGRDRALLFSTGYMANLGVISALLGRHDVMLADRLNHASLLDGARLSGAKLKRYRHGSLEDIQQQLGLCQTKALIVSDGVFSMDGDLAPLLELATLAAANRAGLLIDDAHGLGVLGKTGGGCVEHFGFSQAQVPILMGTLGKAFGCFGAFIAGSEDLIELLIQKARTYIYTTALPAAVAEAARASLDLVQTESWRRQRLQELIMRFRAGADSRGWQLADSQTAIQPVIIGDSEQAMIISRRLLEQGIWVSAIRPPTVPAGTARLRITFTANHTDKHVDTLLAALAKVLP, encoded by the coding sequence ATGGCTAAGGATTTTTACGATTTCAGTGCCGAGCTGGCTGCATTAAAACAGCAGCATCTATATCGGCAGCGGCAAATCGTCACCGGTCCGCAAGATGTGGTGTTGAACAGCTGTGTTGGGCCGGTCATTAATTTTTGCAGCAATGATTATTTGGGTTTGGCCAATCACCCCGGTGTGGCAGCGGCATTTAAAGCTGGTGTGGATCGCTATGGAGTGGGCAGCGGTGCTGCCCACTTGATATGCGGACATACTCAGGCCCATCATGCTCTGGAGGCCGAGCTGGCCGCATTTACCGGCCGGGACAGAGCTTTACTGTTCTCCACCGGATATATGGCTAATCTGGGCGTCATTTCGGCTCTGTTGGGGCGTCACGATGTTATGCTGGCAGACCGTTTAAATCATGCTTCGCTGCTTGATGGGGCTCGTTTGTCAGGAGCTAAACTCAAGCGTTACCGGCATGGCAGTCTGGAGGATATACAGCAGCAATTGGGTTTGTGCCAAACCAAAGCCTTGATAGTCAGTGATGGTGTTTTCAGTATGGATGGCGATTTGGCGCCTTTGCTGGAATTGGCAACGCTGGCCGCAGCAAACCGGGCCGGTTTACTGATAGATGATGCGCATGGCTTGGGTGTGTTGGGCAAAACTGGCGGCGGGTGTGTAGAACATTTTGGTTTTAGTCAGGCCCAAGTGCCGATTTTGATGGGGACACTGGGCAAAGCCTTCGGTTGTTTTGGCGCCTTTATTGCCGGTTCCGAAGATTTGATTGAGCTATTGATTCAAAAGGCCCGCACTTATATTTATACAACTGCGCTGCCGGCGGCGGTTGCTGAAGCGGCGCGCGCCAGTCTTGATTTGGTGCAGACCGAATCCTGGCGGCGGCAGAGGCTGCAGGAGCTGATCATGCGTTTCCGGGCCGGAGCGGATAGCCGGGGTTGGCAATTGGCGGATTCGCAGACCGCCATACAGCCTGTCATTATCGGCGATAGCGAACAGGCCATGATAATCAGTCGGCGTTTGTTGGAGCAGGGCATCTGGGTTAGTGCGATTCGTCCACCTACTGTTCCGGCAGGAACGGCCCGATTACGCATCACTTTTACAGCCAATCATACTGATAAGCACGTGGATACTTTATTGGCCGCCTTGGCCAAGGTCTTACCGTGA
- the bioB gene encoding biotin synthase BioB has translation MNATSELLTSKAPLRHDWQLQEVEALFALPFNDLLFKAQATHRLFFDPNQVQISSLLSIKTGSCSEDCGYCPQSARYDADLHPEALLPLDAVIKSAQQAKQQGASRFCMGAAWRSPKDRDIARVVEMVQEVKALGMETCVTLGMLTDSQTQTLKAAGLDYYNHNLDTSEDYYSEVITTRTYQDRLDTLARVRDAGINVCCGGIVGMGETAQDRAKLLLELATLPKHPESVPINLLVQVEGTPLYGIDSLDPLIFIRTIAVARILMPQSRVRLSAGRNDMSDEMQALCFFAGANSIFYGDKLLTTDNPMTNHDLQLFERLGIHTGGSSYN, from the coding sequence ATGAATGCTACCTCAGAACTGCTCACCAGCAAAGCCCCTCTGCGTCATGACTGGCAGCTCCAGGAAGTCGAAGCCCTGTTTGCGTTGCCGTTTAACGACTTATTGTTTAAAGCTCAGGCTACCCATAGGCTGTTTTTTGATCCTAATCAGGTTCAGATCAGCAGTTTGTTAAGTATCAAAACCGGTTCGTGTTCGGAAGATTGCGGCTATTGTCCGCAAAGCGCCCGCTATGATGCCGATTTGCATCCGGAAGCACTGTTACCGCTTGATGCCGTGATCAAATCCGCGCAACAAGCCAAACAGCAAGGTGCTTCACGGTTTTGTATGGGGGCCGCCTGGCGTAGCCCCAAAGATCGCGACATAGCCAGAGTGGTGGAAATGGTGCAGGAAGTCAAAGCCTTGGGTATGGAAACCTGCGTCACACTGGGGATGCTCACCGATAGTCAAACCCAGACCTTGAAAGCAGCCGGATTAGATTATTACAACCATAATCTGGATACTTCAGAAGATTATTATTCGGAAGTCATCACAACCCGAACTTATCAGGATAGACTGGATACTTTGGCCAGAGTCCGTGATGCCGGTATTAATGTGTGTTGCGGAGGCATAGTCGGGATGGGGGAAACAGCTCAGGATCGCGCCAAATTATTGTTGGAACTGGCTACGTTACCGAAGCATCCGGAAAGCGTGCCCATTAATCTACTGGTACAAGTGGAAGGTACCCCTTTATATGGTATCGATAGTCTCGATCCACTGATTTTTATTCGCACTATTGCCGTGGCACGTATCCTGATGCCGCAATCACGCGTGCGTTTATCGGCAGGTCGTAACGACATGAGTGATGAAATGCAGGCTTTGTGCTTTTTTGCCGGCGCCAATTCCATATTCTATGGCGACAAGCTGTTAACTACCGATAACCCTATGACTAATCACGATCTGCAATTATTTGAACGTCTGGGTATCCACACAGGTGGTTCAAGCTATAACTAA
- a CDS encoding ComF family protein codes for MAYLITQLKFGHQYKHARLLGSLLAKYVSASAELPECIIPMPLHHNRYQERGFNQSIEIARHLARLLDISLDLHSCVRQRDTVQQTSLPAAQRLKNMRKAFSMAKPLKFQHVAIVDDVMTTGATASALALTLKETGISRVDVWVCARA; via the coding sequence ATGGCTTATTTAATTACTCAGCTCAAATTCGGACACCAATATAAACACGCCCGCTTACTGGGCAGCTTATTGGCCAAATATGTGAGCGCCAGCGCCGAGTTACCGGAATGTATAATACCCATGCCGTTGCACCACAATCGTTATCAGGAACGCGGCTTCAACCAATCAATCGAAATTGCCCGGCATTTGGCGAGACTTCTGGATATTTCACTGGATTTGCATAGCTGTGTGCGTCAACGCGATACCGTTCAGCAAACCAGTTTGCCCGCCGCCCAGCGTTTAAAAAACATGCGCAAGGCATTCAGCATGGCAAAACCGCTGAAATTTCAACATGTGGCTATCGTCGATGATGTCATGACCACCGGCGCCACTGCCTCCGCATTGGCATTGACCTTAAAAGAAACCGGCATCAGCCGTGTCGATGTCTGGGTATGCGCACGCGCCTGA
- a CDS encoding flavoprotein: MPASRLAWAITGSGHYITECLDFLLTLDNVDLFLSQAGEEVLKMYGISLTDLKDKLPVYRDKAASAPPVGLFYTGHYHTLVMAPTTSNTIAKCVVGIADSLITNLYAQAGKCRVASIVYPCDIAPEMETTAPGHKKVMVYPRPIDLEATARIREFPYTQVVDSVDALQTAVLTRLASLS, translated from the coding sequence ATGCCAGCATCTCGTCTCGCCTGGGCTATCACTGGCTCAGGACATTACATTACCGAATGCCTGGATTTTTTACTGACCTTGGACAATGTTGATTTATTTTTAAGTCAAGCAGGAGAGGAAGTATTAAAAATGTACGGCATATCCTTGACGGATCTGAAAGACAAATTGCCGGTGTACCGGGATAAGGCAGCTTCAGCCCCACCGGTTGGTCTGTTTTATACAGGCCATTACCATACGCTGGTGATGGCCCCCACCACATCCAATACTATTGCCAAATGCGTAGTAGGAATAGCCGACAGCCTGATCACTAATCTATATGCCCAGGCCGGCAAATGCCGGGTGGCCAGCATTGTTTATCCATGCGACATTGCCCCTGAGATGGAAACCACTGCTCCCGGACATAAGAAAGTCATGGTCTATCCCCGCCCTATAGATTTGGAAGCTACCGCCAGAATACGAGAATTTCCCTATACTCAGGTGGTTGACAGTGTAGACGCGCTGCAAACAGCGGTTTTAACGCGACTGGCCAGTCTGTCATGA
- a CDS encoding DUF6513 domain-containing protein, protein MSEHILFLTGKLAEKQLRQILAAMEPDFSYMVLEMGVKVAALMTADMIGRRLKDTFGADRIIIPGRCRGDLTALSQQLGVPVERGPEEVKDLPQHFGKLAQHYDLSAYQTKIFAEIVEAPHISVEAVLARAHYFQANGADVIDIGCLPGVPFPHLTECITTLKQAGFLVSIDSLEARDLLAGGQAGADYLLSLTSQSLWIADEVAATPILIPDRHGDLDSLDAAINHFQAKNRAFIVDPILDPIHFGFTDSLVRNHAFRQRYPDLEMMLGVGNITELTHADTCGINALLLGICSELNINHILTTEVSKHACRAVREADRARRIMYAAKQHNSLPKHIAPDLLTVHDISPFPYSETEIAAIAAEIKDPSYRIQTSQTGLHVFNRDGMHTAQDPFDFYPKLQVETDGGHAFYLGVELARAEIAWQLGKRFTQDQRLNWGCAEETSESTVDLHTFKAAGSTLKKTD, encoded by the coding sequence ATGAGTGAACACATACTGTTTTTAACCGGCAAACTGGCGGAAAAACAGTTACGTCAGATTTTAGCTGCCATGGAACCGGATTTCAGTTACATGGTTCTGGAAATGGGGGTAAAGGTAGCGGCACTGATGACGGCAGACATGATAGGCCGCCGACTCAAAGATACTTTTGGGGCTGACCGTATCATTATTCCCGGCCGGTGTCGCGGCGACCTTACTGCCTTATCCCAGCAATTGGGAGTACCAGTAGAACGCGGCCCAGAGGAAGTTAAAGATTTGCCGCAACATTTCGGCAAATTGGCCCAGCATTATGATCTAAGCGCTTATCAGACCAAGATTTTTGCCGAAATCGTGGAGGCCCCCCACATTAGCGTGGAAGCAGTACTGGCTCGCGCCCACTATTTCCAAGCTAACGGCGCGGACGTAATAGATATAGGTTGCCTGCCCGGCGTGCCCTTTCCGCATTTGACTGAATGTATCACCACTCTCAAACAGGCCGGTTTCCTGGTCAGCATCGACTCCCTGGAAGCTCGTGATTTGCTGGCGGGCGGTCAGGCTGGTGCCGATTATTTATTAAGTTTGACCAGTCAAAGCCTGTGGATTGCCGACGAAGTTGCCGCGACCCCTATTCTGATTCCGGATCGGCATGGCGACCTGGATTCCCTGGATGCCGCCATTAATCATTTTCAGGCAAAAAATCGCGCCTTCATTGTTGACCCCATCCTCGACCCTATTCATTTTGGCTTTACCGATTCCTTGGTGCGCAATCATGCTTTCCGGCAACGCTACCCGGACTTGGAAATGATGCTGGGGGTAGGTAATATTACCGAACTGACGCATGCCGATACTTGCGGCATAAACGCCTTATTGCTGGGTATCTGTTCAGAGCTGAATATTAATCATATTCTGACCACCGAAGTCAGCAAACATGCCTGCCGGGCGGTGCGCGAAGCTGACCGTGCCCGCCGGATCATGTACGCGGCCAAGCAGCATAACAGCTTACCCAAACATATTGCCCCCGACTTGCTGACCGTACACGATATCTCGCCTTTTCCTTATAGTGAAACTGAAATCGCGGCGATTGCCGCTGAAATTAAAGACCCGAGTTACCGAATTCAAACCAGTCAAACCGGTTTACATGTCTTTAACCGGGACGGTATGCATACTGCTCAAGACCCTTTCGATTTCTATCCAAAATTGCAGGTGGAAACTGACGGCGGTCATGCCTTTTATCTGGGCGTGGAACTTGCACGTGCTGAAATTGCCTGGCAGTTGGGCAAACGCTTTACCCAGGATCAACGCCTTAATTGGGGATGCGCAGAGGAGACTAGTGAATCGACTGTGGATTTGCATACTTTTAAAGCTGCAGGCAGCACGCTAAAAAAAACTGATTAA
- a CDS encoding methanol/ethanol family PQQ-dependent dehydrogenase, with product MKKPVLNWLLAASVTALIAAPTVSTANSDLEKLTQNPANWASWGGDYAGTRYSKLSQINAQNVKTLQPAWSFSTGVLRGHEGGPLVVNGVLYIHTPFPNTVYAIDQKTKAVIWEFTPTQDADVTIPVMCCDTVNRGLAYGDGKIFLQQSDTVLTALDAKTGKRVWSVQNGDPKLGMTNTNAPIVVKDKVITGISGGEFGVRGFLAAYNIRTGQLDWKGYSMGPDKDTLINPSKTTAWKDGKTQVVGTDSGTSTWKGDQWKIGGGTTWGWYSYDPKLNLVYYGSGNPSTWNPVQRPGDNKWSMSLWARDADTGEVKWVYQMTPHDEWDYDGINETVLVDQEVKGKLHKTIVHFDRNGFGYTLDRETGELLVAEKFDKSVNWASHVDLNTGRPQVVPEFSTEFHGEDVNTVGTCPAALGAKNQQPVSYSPQTGLFYISGNHLCMEYEPFEVTYTAGQPYVGATLSMSPAGADVITGKKDGTTNLGQFTAYDAKTGKIAWSNKEQFSVWSGSVATAGGVVFYGTLEGYLKAVDAKTGKELYKFKTPSGIIGNVNTWEFEGKQYVGVLSGIGGWAGIGIAAGLDDGSSSSNSEGLGAVGAYRSLSSYTKLGGTLTVFALPD from the coding sequence ATGAAGAAGCCTGTACTAAACTGGCTGCTTGCTGCATCAGTAACTGCTTTGATAGCTGCACCCACTGTATCTACTGCTAACAGCGACCTAGAAAAATTAACACAGAACCCAGCCAACTGGGCATCTTGGGGCGGTGATTACGCTGGTACACGTTACAGCAAACTGTCACAAATCAACGCACAAAACGTAAAAACCCTGCAACCTGCTTGGTCTTTCTCTACTGGTGTGCTGCGTGGTCATGAAGGCGGCCCTCTGGTTGTTAATGGTGTTCTGTACATACACACACCTTTCCCTAACACCGTTTACGCAATCGATCAAAAAACCAAAGCCGTAATCTGGGAATTCACTCCAACTCAAGATGCTGACGTGACTATTCCTGTCATGTGCTGCGATACTGTTAACCGTGGTTTAGCTTATGGCGACGGCAAAATTTTCCTGCAACAGTCTGACACTGTTCTGACTGCACTGGATGCCAAAACCGGTAAACGCGTTTGGAGCGTACAAAACGGCGACCCAAAATTGGGTATGACCAACACCAATGCACCTATCGTGGTTAAAGACAAAGTCATTACCGGTATTTCCGGTGGTGAGTTCGGTGTACGCGGCTTCCTGGCAGCTTACAACATCCGTACCGGTCAGTTGGATTGGAAAGGTTACAGCATGGGTCCTGATAAAGACACCCTGATCAACCCAAGCAAAACCACCGCGTGGAAAGACGGCAAAACTCAAGTCGTTGGCACTGATTCCGGCACTAGCACCTGGAAAGGTGACCAATGGAAAATCGGCGGCGGCACCACCTGGGGCTGGTACAGCTACGATCCTAAACTGAATCTGGTTTATTACGGCTCAGGCAACCCTTCTACCTGGAACCCAGTACAACGTCCTGGCGACAACAAATGGTCCATGTCTTTGTGGGCACGTGATGCTGACACCGGGGAAGTTAAATGGGTTTACCAAATGACTCCACATGACGAATGGGATTATGACGGTATCAATGAAACCGTTCTGGTTGACCAAGAAGTCAAAGGTAAATTGCACAAAACCATCGTTCACTTTGACCGTAACGGTTTTGGCTATACCCTGGATCGTGAAACCGGTGAACTGTTGGTTGCTGAAAAATTCGACAAATCTGTTAACTGGGCTTCTCACGTTGACCTGAACACTGGCCGTCCACAAGTTGTGCCTGAATTCAGTACTGAATTCCACGGCGAAGACGTTAACACTGTTGGTACTTGCCCTGCAGCTCTGGGTGCAAAAAACCAGCAGCCTGTTTCTTACTCTCCACAAACCGGTCTGTTCTATATCTCAGGTAACCATTTGTGCATGGAGTATGAACCATTTGAAGTTACCTACACAGCTGGTCAACCTTATGTTGGTGCCACCCTGTCAATGTCACCTGCCGGCGCTGATGTTATCACCGGCAAAAAAGACGGCACTACCAACTTGGGTCAGTTTACTGCTTATGATGCTAAAACCGGCAAAATTGCTTGGTCTAACAAAGAGCAGTTCTCAGTATGGTCAGGTTCAGTTGCAACCGCTGGCGGCGTTGTATTCTACGGCACTCTGGAAGGTTACCTGAAAGCAGTTGATGCTAAAACCGGTAAAGAATTGTATAAATTCAAAACCCCTTCAGGCATCATCGGTAACGTTAATACCTGGGAATTTGAAGGCAAACAATACGTAGGCGTTCTGTCTGGTATTGGCGGCTGGGCAGGTATCGGTATCGCAGCTGGTCTGGACGACGGCTCTAGCTCTTCTAACTCAGAAGGTCTGGGCGCGGTAGGTGCTTACAGAAGCTTAAGCTCTTACACCAAACTGGGCGGTACTTTAACTGTATTCGCTCTGCCAGACTAA
- a CDS encoding quinoprotein dehydrogenase-associated putative ABC transporter substrate-binding protein — MKNSAHFKKLWLVGSLLIPTTIHAADKFKVCADPLHPPYSSKDNSGYENKIATLFAEQLGQELEYFWFPERMGFIRNTLKAENDNGKGYKCDVIMGLPPGSELADTTNPYLHSTYVLLIGKGRGWDDINSAEQLANLPLAKQEKLKIAMFDRGPGTTWLQQHGLLEQGIPYQSMTGDNEHNIAMQIEQDLRKQSIDMVILWGPMAAYVQSQSAPGSYIAIPMISTPSLQFDFSIAMAVRPGDNKRKQLLNDLIAKNQAKIHDIISNYGIISLPIPVQAAPKDDD; from the coding sequence ATGAAAAACTCAGCCCATTTTAAAAAACTATGGCTAGTCGGCAGCCTGCTAATACCGACAACTATTCATGCCGCAGATAAATTCAAGGTCTGCGCCGATCCGCTGCACCCACCCTATTCGAGCAAGGATAATAGCGGCTACGAAAATAAAATCGCTACCCTGTTCGCCGAACAATTGGGACAGGAACTGGAATACTTCTGGTTTCCGGAACGTATGGGCTTTATCCGCAACACGCTCAAGGCTGAAAATGACAACGGCAAGGGTTATAAATGCGATGTGATCATGGGCTTGCCGCCAGGATCGGAACTGGCAGATACCACTAATCCGTATCTGCATTCCACTTATGTATTATTAATTGGCAAAGGCCGAGGCTGGGATGATATTAATTCGGCGGAGCAACTGGCGAACTTGCCTCTGGCAAAACAGGAAAAACTCAAAATCGCCATGTTTGACCGGGGACCAGGCACAACCTGGTTGCAACAACACGGTTTACTGGAGCAAGGCATACCCTATCAAAGCATGACCGGCGATAATGAGCATAATATCGCCATGCAGATTGAGCAGGACTTGCGTAAACAAAGCATAGACATGGTAATACTATGGGGGCCTATGGCGGCTTATGTGCAATCTCAGAGTGCGCCGGGCAGTTATATTGCCATCCCCATGATATCGACACCAAGCTTGCAGTTTGATTTTTCCATAGCCATGGCAGTGCGCCCTGGTGATAATAAGCGCAAGCAGTTGCTGAACGACTTAATAGCCAAAAATCAGGCTAAAATTCATGACATCATCAGCAACTACGGCATTATAAGTCTGCCGATACCTGTACAGGCTGCACCTAAAGATGATGATTAA
- the malQ gene encoding 4-alpha-glucanotransferase, protein MSSFLDQRRAGVLLHITSLPGRGECGDLGTEAYNFVNFLHDAGVSVWQTLPLGMPHSDGSPYQCLSAHAGNPALISIDWLVDKGWIQSHDSCNDCHANHEFGKSCLIAKAFYGFQLLAEADERESFQQFCQDRAKWLDDFAMFIALRNLFSHKSWIQWPEALKEREPEALSDARNLLKDVLEAIKFEQYLFFRQWQELKAYAAEKQVLLFGDIPIFVSYDSADVWANRDEFKLNSTGGMDVVAGVPPDYFSADGQRWGNPHYDWEYQQKNGFKWWLERLETQYEMFDILRIDHFRGFEAAWEVPEQETTAINGKWVAAPGRELLATIQKAFPALALVAEDLGIITEEVEALRDEFHLPGMKILQFAFDGNNNNPYLPMNYLGNCVVYTGTHDNDTTLGWFETLSDIEKQRVYDYLGWSSLPMPNALIHAAMASVANLAVIPMQDVLRLGSVDRMNTPGTTEGNWHWRFDWSQLTADKVSYLRHLIGLFGRQVPIGE, encoded by the coding sequence ATGAGTTCTTTTTTGGATCAACGCCGTGCAGGTGTATTGCTGCATATTACCTCCTTACCTGGCCGTGGTGAATGTGGCGATTTAGGCACTGAAGCCTATAATTTCGTCAATTTTCTGCATGATGCCGGTGTTAGCGTCTGGCAAACCCTGCCATTGGGTATGCCGCATAGTGATGGTTCTCCGTACCAATGCCTATCGGCTCATGCCGGAAATCCAGCCTTAATCAGCATCGATTGGCTGGTGGACAAAGGTTGGATACAAAGCCATGACAGTTGCAATGATTGTCACGCCAATCACGAATTTGGTAAAAGTTGCCTGATAGCCAAGGCCTTTTATGGTTTTCAATTATTGGCAGAAGCAGATGAACGTGAGAGCTTTCAGCAATTTTGTCAGGATAGGGCTAAATGGCTGGATGATTTTGCCATGTTTATTGCGCTGAGAAACCTGTTTTCACATAAGAGCTGGATACAATGGCCGGAAGCGTTGAAGGAGCGTGAGCCGGAAGCCCTCAGTGATGCCCGCAATTTGTTGAAAGATGTGCTGGAGGCCATCAAGTTTGAACAGTATCTGTTTTTTCGGCAATGGCAGGAATTAAAAGCTTATGCAGCCGAAAAACAAGTCTTACTATTTGGAGATATACCAATCTTCGTTTCCTATGATAGTGCAGATGTCTGGGCCAATCGTGATGAATTTAAATTGAATTCCACCGGGGGTATGGATGTCGTGGCCGGAGTGCCGCCGGACTATTTCTCTGCTGATGGCCAGCGTTGGGGTAATCCTCACTATGATTGGGAGTACCAGCAAAAAAACGGCTTTAAATGGTGGCTGGAACGTTTAGAGACTCAATATGAAATGTTCGACATTCTCAGAATAGATCATTTCCGAGGCTTTGAAGCTGCTTGGGAAGTGCCTGAGCAGGAAACCACTGCCATTAATGGCAAATGGGTAGCGGCCCCAGGCCGGGAATTACTGGCAACCATCCAAAAAGCCTTTCCGGCATTGGCCTTGGTGGCTGAAGATTTGGGTATTATTACCGAGGAAGTCGAAGCCCTGCGTGATGAGTTTCATTTACCCGGTATGAAAATTCTGCAATTTGCATTTGACGGCAATAATAACAATCCGTATTTGCCGATGAATTATCTGGGCAATTGTGTGGTGTATACCGGTACACATGATAACGATACCACTTTGGGTTGGTTCGAGACGCTTAGTGATATTGAAAAGCAAAGAGTTTATGACTATCTGGGCTGGTCCAGCTTGCCCATGCCTAATGCGCTGATACACGCGGCTATGGCCTCGGTTGCCAATCTCGCCGTGATACCGATGCAGGATGTGTTACGTTTGGGGTCTGTTGATCGTATGAATACACCGGGTACTACCGAAGGCAATTGGCACTGGCGATTCGACTGGTCGCAGTTGACTGCCGATAAAGTCAGTTACCTGAGGCATTTGATTGGTCTGTTTGGGCGCCAAGTACCAATTGGGGAATAG
- a CDS encoding glycoside hydrolase family 57 protein: protein MSDKLKLVLCWHMHQPEYRDMQSGEFKLPWTYLHVIKDYIDMAGHLESVPGAKAVVNFAPILLEQIEDYSNQVSSYLHDRIAIKDPLLAALVEPSVSSDVEKRLKLLRDCKKANRERQINRYPAFRKLIEMSDWILAHQDAVNYLNAQFVSDVLVWYHLIWMGESVKLNDERVRRLIEKGKNFTLHDRIEIVEIIGDLLSKVIYRYKSLARKGRIELSVTPYAHPIMPLMLEIQSAREAMPTASLPMLNDYPGGEQRVLWHLQRGVVTFRHFFGFEPKGCWPSEGSISERTLQILSDFGFKWTASGGNVLHNSLQASGMNAATTSLHHPFKLEDTNIACFFRDDGLSDLIGFEYSKWHADDAVADFIKHLENIADYEKRPAVVSIIMDGENAWEYFPDNGYHFLNALYRRLSEHPRIELTTFSECLEQGETPTLLPKLVAGSWVYGTFSTWIGDADKNYGWDMLGDVKTAFDKAVAEGRLSDQQLNMAEAQLAVCEGSDWFWWFGDYNPGEAVSDFEKQYRLNLSNLYRLLGEEPPGYLALAFTQGSGAPAMGGAMRRGNEI, encoded by the coding sequence ATGTCAGATAAACTGAAATTGGTGTTGTGCTGGCACATGCACCAACCTGAGTATCGAGATATGCAAAGCGGCGAGTTTAAGCTGCCGTGGACCTATCTGCATGTGATTAAGGATTACATCGATATGGCCGGGCATCTGGAATCGGTTCCTGGTGCTAAGGCTGTGGTCAACTTCGCGCCGATTTTGCTCGAGCAGATAGAGGATTATTCCAATCAGGTCAGCAGTTATCTGCATGACAGAATTGCCATCAAAGATCCTTTGCTGGCGGCATTGGTTGAACCTTCGGTATCTTCGGATGTCGAAAAACGGTTGAAATTGCTCAGAGACTGCAAAAAAGCCAATCGGGAAAGACAAATAAATCGGTATCCGGCGTTTCGTAAATTAATAGAAATGAGCGACTGGATTTTGGCTCATCAGGATGCGGTTAATTACCTGAATGCCCAGTTCGTTTCCGATGTATTGGTTTGGTATCACCTGATTTGGATGGGAGAGTCCGTAAAGCTCAATGATGAACGAGTGCGGCGCCTGATTGAAAAAGGTAAAAACTTTACCTTGCACGATAGAATAGAAATTGTGGAAATCATCGGTGATTTACTCTCGAAAGTCATTTATCGTTATAAATCACTGGCGCGCAAAGGCCGTATTGAATTATCAGTCACCCCGTATGCTCACCCGATCATGCCCTTGATGCTGGAGATACAAAGTGCGCGGGAGGCCATGCCCACCGCCAGCTTGCCGATGCTGAACGACTATCCCGGTGGTGAGCAGCGGGTGTTATGGCACTTGCAGAGAGGCGTGGTCACCTTCAGGCATTTCTTTGGTTTTGAGCCTAAAGGCTGCTGGCCTTCAGAAGGTAGTATCAGTGAGCGCACTTTGCAAATACTATCTGATTTTGGTTTTAAATGGACAGCCAGCGGTGGCAATGTTTTACATAACAGCCTGCAAGCTTCTGGGATGAATGCCGCAACAACCAGCCTGCATCATCCTTTTAAATTGGAAGATACCAATATTGCCTGTTTTTTTCGGGATGATGGTTTATCAGATCTGATCGGCTTTGAATACTCCAAATGGCATGCTGACGATGCCGTAGCCGATTTTATTAAGCATCTGGAAAACATTGCTGATTATGAAAAACGTCCTGCGGTGGTTTCCATTATCATGGATGGTGAAAATGCCTGGGAATATTTCCCGGATAATGGGTATCATTTTCTGAATGCCTTGTACCGGCGTTTAAGTGAGCATCCCCGTATAGAACTCACTACTTTTTCCGAGTGTCTGGAGCAGGGCGAAACGCCCACTCTTTTACCTAAACTGGTGGCGGGAAGTTGGGTTTACGGCACATTTTCTACCTGGATAGGCGATGCTGATAAGAACTATGGCTGGGATATGCTGGGTGATGTCAAAACCGCATTCGATAAGGCCGTGGCCGAAGGCAGGCTCTCCGATCAGCAACTAAATATGGCTGAAGCTCAACTGGCGGTATGCGAAGGCTCAGATTGGTTCTGGTGGTTTGGCGACTATAATCCCGGCGAAGCAGTCAGCGACTTTGAAAAACAATATAGACTTAATCTCAGCAATCTTTATCGCTTACTGGGAGAAGAGCCGCCGGGATATTTGGCTTTGGCATTTACCCAAGGATCTGGTGCACCGGCCATGGGTGGGGCAATGCGCCGTGGCAACGAAATTTAA